From Amycolatopsis sp. cg9, one genomic window encodes:
- a CDS encoding branched-chain amino acid ABC transporter substrate-binding protein translates to MLAAAGAISLSACSARTDSGSGDSSASSQSQAAAPSAAADAADPAGDGKAQCSPTSIAYAGTINGANAALGVNILNGAKLAVDQHNKANPGCQVKLEQFDTEGTPDKAPGIVTQIVNTPAIIGVVGLPFSGESKAAGNIFNGAGLVTVTPSATNPTLSQNGWKTFFRGLGNDNTQGPAAAKFMTGELKAAKVCVIKDDSDYGTGLAASTIQALGDKGTCQDSVKTKQTDFSAVVNKIKSEKPDAVFYSGYYQEAAPFAQQLNDAGVEAKFVGPDGVKDDEFVKGAGEAASKAYFTCPCVPADQFTKFTDAYKAAVGKDPGTYSPEAYDLATILLKGIDAGKKDRAGLLDFVKTYDGQGITKHFKWDDKGELSSTTVWTYKVEGGKIVRNTEIK, encoded by the coding sequence GTGCTGGCCGCTGCCGGGGCCATTTCGCTCAGCGCGTGTTCGGCACGGACCGACAGCGGCTCGGGTGACAGCAGCGCGAGCTCGCAGTCCCAGGCCGCGGCTCCGTCCGCCGCCGCCGACGCGGCCGACCCGGCCGGTGACGGCAAGGCCCAGTGTTCCCCGACTTCCATCGCGTACGCGGGCACCATCAACGGCGCCAACGCCGCGCTGGGCGTCAACATCCTGAACGGCGCGAAGCTCGCCGTGGACCAGCACAACAAGGCGAACCCGGGCTGCCAGGTCAAGCTGGAGCAGTTCGACACCGAGGGCACGCCCGACAAGGCGCCCGGCATCGTGACGCAGATCGTCAACACGCCGGCCATCATCGGCGTCGTCGGCCTGCCGTTCTCCGGCGAGTCCAAGGCCGCGGGCAACATCTTCAACGGCGCGGGCCTGGTCACGGTCACCCCGTCGGCCACCAACCCGACCCTGTCCCAGAACGGCTGGAAGACCTTCTTCCGCGGTCTGGGCAACGACAACACCCAGGGCCCGGCCGCCGCGAAGTTCATGACCGGTGAGCTCAAGGCCGCCAAGGTGTGCGTCATCAAGGACGACTCCGACTACGGCACCGGCCTCGCCGCGTCGACCATCCAGGCGCTCGGCGACAAGGGCACCTGCCAGGACAGCGTCAAGACGAAGCAGACCGACTTCTCGGCCGTGGTCAACAAGATCAAGAGCGAGAAGCCGGACGCGGTGTTCTACTCCGGGTACTACCAGGAAGCCGCGCCCTTCGCGCAGCAGCTGAACGACGCGGGTGTCGAGGCCAAGTTCGTCGGCCCGGACGGTGTCAAGGACGACGAGTTCGTCAAGGGCGCCGGCGAGGCGGCCTCGAAGGCGTACTTCACCTGCCCGTGCGTCCCGGCTGACCAGTTCACCAAGTTCACCGACGCCTACAAGGCCGCCGTCGGCAAGGACCCGGGCACCTACTCGCCCGAGGCCTACGACCTGGCGACGATCCTGCTCAAGGGCATCGACGCGGGCAAGAAGGACCGCGCGGGCCTGCTGGACTTCGTCAAGACCTACGACGGCCAGGGCATCACGAAGCACTTCAAGTGGGACGACAAGGGCGAGCTGTCCAGCACGACCGTGTGGACCTACAAGGTCGAGGGCGGGAAGATCGTCCGCAACACCGAGATCAAGTAG
- a CDS encoding ANTAR domain-containing response regulator: MTDQATEANGAATVPQRRVLVAEDEALIRLDLVEMLREEGYEVVGEAGDGEQAIALATDLKPDLVILDVKMPKLDGIEAASKITGDRIAPVVILTAFSQRDLVERARDAGTMAYLVKPFAKRDLVPAIELAVSRFSELQALEAEVAGLTDRLETRKVIDRAKGLLMSRQGLTEPDAFRWIQRTAMDRRTTMKAVAEAVVESIGS, from the coding sequence GTGACCGATCAGGCTACCGAGGCCAACGGTGCCGCCACCGTGCCGCAGCGACGGGTGCTCGTTGCGGAGGACGAGGCGCTCATCCGGCTGGACCTCGTCGAAATGCTGCGCGAAGAAGGCTACGAAGTCGTCGGGGAAGCCGGGGACGGGGAGCAGGCCATCGCGCTGGCCACCGACCTCAAGCCCGATCTCGTGATCCTCGACGTCAAGATGCCGAAGCTCGACGGCATCGAGGCCGCTTCGAAGATCACCGGGGACCGGATCGCTCCGGTCGTCATCCTCACCGCTTTCAGCCAGCGGGACCTCGTCGAGCGCGCGAGGGACGCCGGGACCATGGCCTACCTGGTCAAGCCCTTCGCGAAGCGCGACCTCGTGCCCGCCATCGAGCTCGCCGTCAGCCGGTTCTCCGAGTTGCAGGCGCTCGAGGCCGAGGTTGCCGGGCTCACCGATCGGCTCGAGACGCGCAAGGTCATCGACCGGGCCAAGGGGCTGCTCATGAGCCGCCAGGGGCTCACCGAGCCCGATGCCTTCCGGTGGATCCAGCGGACCGCCATGGACCGCCGGACCACCATGAAGGCCGTGGCCGAGGCTGTTGTGGAGAGCATCGGGAGCTGA
- a CDS encoding branched-chain amino acid ABC transporter permease — protein sequence MTHHLSSVVLAQSDSWITFDVNAFLDQFWNNTFDGLAYGSIYALVALGYTLVYGVLKLINFAHSEVFIYGVYATWFTFYGLGFRPGNTPTLTVIELIGFLLLALLASMAISGGTAVVLERVAYRPLRKRGAPKLVFLITAIGASFVLQQLIFIWRGGNPELGIRLMRNQEVFTLFGGSITNVTIITVVASILLMLGANYFVNKTKFGRGIRAVAQDPDTATLMGVNKERVIMLTFLIGGLLAGAAALFYMMKIPQGAWYQGGFLLGIKAFTAAVLGGIGNLRGALLGGLLLGVAENYGQSLFGGGWRDIVAFVLLVLVLMIRPTGILGESLGKARV from the coding sequence TTGACTCATCACCTGAGCTCGGTCGTTCTGGCGCAGAGCGACAGCTGGATCACGTTCGACGTGAACGCGTTCCTCGACCAGTTCTGGAACAACACGTTCGACGGGCTGGCCTACGGCAGCATCTACGCGCTCGTGGCGCTGGGCTACACGCTCGTTTACGGCGTCCTGAAGCTCATCAACTTCGCCCACTCCGAGGTGTTCATCTACGGCGTCTACGCGACGTGGTTCACCTTCTACGGCCTCGGCTTCCGCCCCGGTAACACGCCCACGCTCACCGTGATCGAGCTGATCGGCTTCCTGCTGCTCGCGTTGCTGGCGTCGATGGCGATCTCCGGCGGTACGGCGGTGGTCCTCGAACGGGTCGCCTACCGGCCGCTGAGAAAACGCGGGGCACCCAAGCTCGTCTTCCTGATCACCGCGATCGGCGCCTCGTTCGTGCTGCAGCAGCTCATCTTCATCTGGCGCGGCGGCAACCCCGAGCTGGGCATCCGCCTCATGCGCAACCAGGAAGTCTTCACGCTCTTCGGCGGCAGCATCACCAACGTCACGATCATCACGGTCGTCGCGTCGATCCTGTTGATGCTGGGCGCCAACTACTTCGTCAACAAGACGAAGTTCGGGCGCGGCATCCGCGCCGTGGCGCAGGACCCGGACACCGCGACGCTGATGGGCGTCAACAAGGAACGCGTCATCATGCTGACCTTCCTCATCGGCGGCCTGCTCGCCGGTGCGGCGGCGCTGTTCTACATGATGAAGATCCCGCAGGGCGCGTGGTACCAGGGCGGCTTCCTGCTCGGCATCAAGGCGTTCACCGCGGCGGTGCTCGGCGGTATCGGCAACCTGCGCGGCGCGCTGCTGGGCGGCCTGCTGCTCGGCGTCGCGGAGAACTACGGCCAGTCGCTGTTCGGCGGCGGGTGGCGCGACATCGTCGCGTTCGTCCTGCTGGTGCTGGTCCTGATGATCCGGCCCACCGGCATCCTCGGTGAGTCGCTCGGAAAGGCCCGGGTATGA
- a CDS encoding PA14 domain-containing protein, with amino-acid sequence MLVLTMTLLVGSTEAIAAPPVAPKPIDPRDVGLLSPTAPAPVAPQAPSTADFTAQTRRDGGAGTHFDPQRSTPVSRSMFTTEYVNADGTHSVRQSNQPMNVQDEHGQWQPVRTTLEADPATKRADADNHPLSPSLASKADDAAVLQVESGGHTAGLALDQAAPTTAAVKGDSVTYPEVAAGTDLDYEVTPGAVKETIKLKRPPADGRSAWKFKLTTGDLTPKLEKNGSVTLADKAGAAKIVLPPIETWDSAGNGETAPAMTGGTYALEKAGADWWLTVAVDPNWLRDPKRVYPVSVDPTFTYGVTESHSYRSDGTNCDACGLRIGNSQAKGDTYNRSVFHMDYSPLFGKTVVGARMDLTRNTSVVGSLKTWNANLYHASGFNFNGVGGYMTSALVGDVGSFVGEGMTGFIRDRVNARDGSVFFMMVGAENPGTWTYKNLNATLTVDTGSPAPAATLVGPVDGTVSTSLTPTLAVNPVADPDGEQVKYCFRIATGADAKSGVVVESGCLTTPTWTVPAGILQDGVAYTWQAMTYSGTTTITPTWVGHFKIDQRIGDHGPSPTDDAGPVEVNLANGNVSTSAQTPTFTTVGGNAGLSFTYNSQQVENKGLKASYFVDLSHNGIISDPQQPVLVRTEPQVNVDWGTDSPFAPALPADWFVARWEGFFQAPVAGTYQLAGVHDDGATVWINGAKVYEVNSASDLNWTQATNVTLTAGQRVPIKVENAEATGAAKMRLFVRTTDNTTVAPQIVPADWLYTSDLPVLPRGWALSADLDGDGSSYTEAKVSDQNIVLTDASGAKHTWTKKSAGGYTPPSGEDGVLGVDAGGKITLTDGGEVFVFRADGKLESQTSSIDSRKPTALQYIYDGTPSRLREIKDPVSQRSHVLHYNRAGDDCYGGATAPAGAQTLPPAQMLCRISYWDGTETRLWYVGGNQLGRIEDPGSEITDYGYNAAGLLAGTRDSLANDWIAADPVNRKANEGDLTHTISYDTAAKPKAISVNSAVPAIGKARSARAYRYDPANRQTFVDVAGLSPATGFFSKVTYDAADRTTSTTDSAGKTSTQEWSPKDLPLSTTDAAGRKTTTVYDYADRPVDSYGPAPASCFIGQLPGGTCPGGMSHGHNGYDEGINGLAVSWYDNDQLSGAPKVYTTGLGTADGTFVKNWGSVAPTAGIPADHYSLRAGGDIVFPVAGDYTLRLLADDGVRVWVDDQLVIDDWINTTAKWRQGVVHADSAGQAKRIRVDYYEFDLTAQLELHWTTPSGTQQPVPGTQLRPHYGLKTSTTASESDGVADKTGTTSFSDSGIDPVYGLATSGLANPSGLKVAGAVSYETPGSGYLRKTAKTMATGAKTTYSYYGDTETRVNPCVAGSAAVNQGGLAKLTTSTAPATGPARVDEQVYDASGRVIAEATGGAWTCTSYDSRDRPVQVKVPASTDAPARTVTHDYAVGGDPLTTSMSDDKGTVTTTVDFLGREVGYTDVNGVRTSTVYDQAGRVTSATVTPPNAADQPRTISTTYDDAGRTLTQKLDGQTLATVGYDNAGELATVDYANGTSLASTSKDNAARLLSLGWKTSDGRDLVSKVGRTSAGTIIDESLAGVDARPDAPNYIYDGVGRLTEAYVTGHHYTYDYTASASATCPNGTQANAGLNTNRMRLLDQTASGTAETRYCYDAADRLLATEGATILSGFTYDTNGNTTGWKATDGTATTLTWDGSDRNIGVKSVGPNPALNADIAYTRDVTDRIVRRDPRDCDNNTVVRYGYTSDGDTADLTLSADGRLTTLALTLPGGVLYTTRVGSDGAFTPTYDHPSVRGDLVLSTDSSGHQVGELRTFDPYGQPLTASGAVDSQNVPDNAPGSMDYGWLGQYQRPYEHTGALSVVQMGARPYSPLLGRFLSVDPVDGGSANDYDYVAGDPINAMDLDGGSWFSSIVSVVTKVAEVASWIPGPIGTIASGVAAAGNAIQGNWGAAARYGAQALAGVLTAGIGTAAVGAAIGAYKAAKFARGVGTILKAARRSQGFVYKGVKATFRQSRVAGRIWVGPLAKKTVTKRGSVRWVSRNGKRQYRSPENKGRRGWQSNFESGRVNKKYTNNYHVRH; translated from the coding sequence CCCGACCACGGCGGCGGTAAAGGGCGATTCGGTCACCTACCCCGAGGTCGCCGCAGGCACGGACCTGGACTACGAGGTCACCCCGGGCGCGGTCAAGGAGACCATCAAGCTCAAGCGGCCCCCGGCCGACGGCCGCTCGGCGTGGAAGTTCAAGCTCACCACCGGTGACCTGACCCCGAAGCTGGAGAAGAACGGCTCGGTCACCCTCGCCGATAAGGCGGGCGCGGCGAAGATCGTGTTGCCGCCGATCGAGACCTGGGACTCCGCGGGCAACGGCGAGACCGCGCCGGCGATGACCGGTGGCACCTACGCCCTCGAGAAGGCCGGCGCTGACTGGTGGCTGACGGTCGCGGTCGACCCGAACTGGCTGCGTGACCCGAAGCGGGTCTACCCGGTGTCGGTGGACCCGACCTTCACCTACGGCGTCACGGAGTCGCACTCCTACCGCTCCGACGGCACGAACTGCGACGCTTGCGGCCTGCGGATCGGCAACAGCCAGGCCAAGGGCGACACGTACAACCGCAGTGTCTTCCACATGGACTATTCGCCGCTGTTCGGCAAGACGGTGGTCGGCGCGCGCATGGACCTGACGCGCAACACGAGCGTGGTCGGGTCGCTGAAGACGTGGAACGCGAACCTCTACCACGCGTCGGGCTTCAACTTCAACGGCGTCGGCGGCTACATGACCAGCGCGCTGGTCGGCGACGTCGGCAGTTTCGTCGGCGAGGGGATGACGGGGTTCATCCGCGACCGCGTGAATGCCCGCGACGGCTCGGTGTTCTTCATGATGGTCGGGGCGGAGAACCCCGGCACCTGGACGTACAAGAACCTGAACGCCACTCTCACCGTCGACACCGGCTCCCCGGCCCCGGCTGCGACGCTCGTCGGGCCGGTCGACGGAACCGTGTCGACGTCGCTGACTCCGACCCTGGCGGTCAACCCGGTCGCCGACCCCGACGGCGAGCAGGTCAAGTACTGCTTCCGCATCGCGACCGGCGCGGACGCCAAGTCCGGCGTGGTGGTCGAATCCGGCTGCCTGACGACGCCGACCTGGACGGTCCCGGCGGGCATCCTGCAGGACGGCGTCGCCTACACGTGGCAGGCGATGACCTACAGCGGCACCACGACGATCACCCCGACCTGGGTCGGCCACTTCAAGATCGACCAGCGCATCGGCGACCACGGGCCCTCCCCGACGGACGACGCCGGTCCGGTCGAAGTCAACCTCGCCAACGGCAACGTGTCGACCAGTGCGCAGACGCCGACTTTCACCACGGTCGGCGGCAACGCGGGACTGTCGTTCACCTACAACTCCCAGCAGGTGGAGAACAAGGGCCTCAAGGCGTCCTACTTCGTCGACCTCTCGCACAACGGCATCATCAGCGACCCTCAGCAGCCGGTGCTGGTGCGCACTGAGCCGCAGGTGAACGTCGACTGGGGTACCGACTCGCCGTTCGCGCCGGCGTTGCCCGCGGACTGGTTCGTCGCCCGCTGGGAAGGCTTCTTCCAGGCCCCGGTCGCCGGGACCTACCAGCTGGCAGGCGTGCACGACGACGGTGCGACCGTGTGGATCAACGGCGCCAAGGTCTACGAGGTCAACAGCGCCAGTGACCTGAACTGGACCCAGGCCACCAATGTCACGCTGACCGCGGGCCAGCGGGTCCCGATCAAGGTCGAGAACGCCGAAGCGACCGGCGCGGCGAAGATGCGGCTGTTCGTCCGCACCACCGACAACACCACCGTCGCCCCACAGATCGTGCCCGCCGACTGGCTCTACACCAGCGACCTCCCGGTGCTGCCGCGGGGCTGGGCGCTGTCGGCGGACCTGGACGGTGACGGCTCGAGCTATACCGAGGCCAAGGTCAGCGACCAGAACATCGTGCTGACCGACGCGTCGGGTGCCAAGCACACCTGGACCAAGAAGAGCGCCGGCGGCTACACCCCGCCGAGTGGCGAAGACGGTGTTCTCGGAGTCGACGCGGGAGGGAAGATCACCCTGACCGACGGCGGCGAGGTGTTCGTCTTCCGCGCCGACGGCAAGTTGGAGAGCCAGACCTCCAGCATCGACTCCCGCAAGCCCACGGCGCTGCAGTACATCTACGACGGCACTCCCTCGCGGCTGCGCGAGATCAAGGACCCGGTCTCGCAGCGCTCGCACGTCCTGCACTACAACCGCGCGGGCGACGACTGCTACGGCGGCGCAACCGCTCCCGCCGGCGCGCAAACCCTGCCGCCGGCACAGATGCTGTGCCGGATCAGCTACTGGGACGGCACCGAAACCCGCCTCTGGTACGTCGGCGGCAACCAGCTCGGCCGGATCGAGGATCCGGGCTCGGAGATCACCGACTACGGGTACAACGCGGCCGGTCTGCTCGCCGGAACGCGGGACAGCCTCGCCAACGACTGGATCGCCGCGGACCCGGTCAACCGCAAAGCAAACGAAGGCGACCTGACCCACACGATCTCCTACGACACCGCCGCCAAGCCGAAGGCCATCTCGGTCAACTCCGCGGTGCCCGCGATCGGCAAGGCCCGGTCGGCCCGCGCTTACCGCTACGACCCGGCGAACCGTCAGACCTTTGTGGACGTCGCGGGGCTGAGCCCCGCGACCGGGTTCTTCTCGAAGGTCACCTACGACGCCGCTGACCGGACCACGTCCACGACCGACAGCGCGGGGAAGACGTCGACGCAGGAATGGAGTCCGAAGGATCTGCCGCTGTCGACCACTGACGCGGCCGGACGCAAGACCACCACGGTCTACGACTACGCCGACCGCCCGGTCGACTCCTACGGCCCGGCACCGGCGTCCTGCTTCATCGGTCAGCTGCCCGGCGGTACCTGTCCGGGAGGAATGTCCCACGGCCACAACGGCTACGACGAAGGCATCAACGGCCTCGCCGTGTCCTGGTACGACAACGACCAGCTCTCCGGCGCGCCGAAGGTCTACACCACCGGACTCGGCACCGCGGACGGCACGTTCGTCAAGAACTGGGGTTCGGTGGCGCCCACCGCGGGAATTCCCGCGGACCACTACTCGCTGCGCGCGGGCGGCGACATCGTCTTCCCCGTCGCCGGTGACTACACGTTGCGGCTGCTCGCCGACGACGGCGTTCGCGTGTGGGTCGACGACCAGCTCGTCATCGACGACTGGATCAACACCACCGCGAAGTGGCGCCAGGGCGTCGTGCACGCCGATTCCGCCGGCCAGGCCAAACGAATTCGCGTCGACTACTACGAGTTCGACCTGACCGCCCAGCTGGAACTGCACTGGACCACCCCGTCCGGCACCCAGCAGCCCGTACCTGGGACGCAGCTGCGGCCGCACTACGGGCTCAAGACCTCTACCACGGCGTCGGAATCCGACGGCGTCGCGGACAAGACGGGAACCACCAGCTTCAGCGACAGCGGGATCGACCCGGTGTACGGGCTGGCCACGTCCGGACTGGCCAACCCGTCGGGGCTGAAGGTCGCCGGGGCGGTCTCCTACGAGACGCCCGGCAGTGGCTACCTGCGCAAGACCGCCAAGACCATGGCCACCGGCGCGAAAACCACCTACTCGTACTACGGCGACACCGAGACGCGGGTCAACCCGTGCGTGGCCGGCAGCGCCGCGGTCAACCAGGGCGGCCTGGCGAAGCTGACCACGTCGACGGCCCCGGCGACGGGCCCGGCGCGGGTCGACGAGCAGGTCTACGACGCGTCCGGGCGCGTGATCGCCGAGGCGACCGGCGGGGCGTGGACCTGCACCAGCTACGACAGCCGAGACCGGCCCGTCCAGGTCAAGGTGCCCGCGAGCACCGATGCCCCCGCGCGGACCGTAACCCACGACTACGCGGTCGGCGGAGACCCGCTCACCACCTCGATGAGCGACGACAAGGGCACCGTCACGACCACGGTCGACTTCCTCGGTCGTGAGGTGGGCTACACCGACGTCAACGGCGTGCGCACCAGCACCGTCTACGACCAGGCGGGCCGCGTCACCTCCGCCACCGTCACCCCACCCAACGCCGCGGACCAGCCGAGGACGATCTCCACCACCTACGACGACGCGGGCAGGACCCTCACCCAGAAGCTCGATGGTCAGACCCTGGCCACCGTCGGCTACGACAACGCCGGTGAGCTCGCCACCGTCGACTACGCCAACGGCACCTCACTGGCGTCGACGTCGAAGGACAACGCGGCCAGGCTCCTGTCCCTCGGCTGGAAGACCAGCGACGGCAGAGATCTGGTCAGCAAGGTCGGTCGAACGTCGGCGGGGACGATCATCGACGAGTCCCTCGCCGGCGTCGATGCCCGGCCGGACGCGCCCAACTACATCTACGACGGGGTCGGGCGGCTCACCGAGGCCTACGTCACCGGGCACCACTACACCTACGACTACACCGCGTCCGCGTCCGCGACCTGTCCCAACGGCACCCAGGCGAACGCGGGCCTGAACACCAACCGGATGCGCCTGCTCGACCAGACCGCCTCCGGCACCGCCGAAACCCGGTACTGCTACGACGCGGCCGACCGGCTGCTGGCCACCGAAGGTGCCACAATCCTGTCCGGCTTCACCTACGACACCAACGGCAACACCACCGGCTGGAAAGCGACCGATGGTACGGCTACGACCCTGACCTGGGACGGTTCCGACCGCAACATCGGCGTCAAGAGCGTCGGCCCGAATCCGGCGCTCAACGCCGACATCGCCTACACCCGGGACGTGACCGACCGGATCGTGCGACGCGACCCGCGTGACTGCGACAACAACACAGTCGTCCGGTACGGCTACACGAGCGACGGCGACACCGCGGACTTGACCCTGTCCGCCGATGGCCGGCTCACCACGCTCGCATTGACCCTGCCTGGTGGCGTCCTCTACACGACGAGGGTTGGCTCCGACGGAGCGTTCACGCCGACCTACGACCACCCGTCGGTGCGCGGCGACCTGGTGTTGTCCACCGACTCCTCGGGCCACCAGGTCGGTGAGCTGCGGACCTTCGACCCGTACGGGCAGCCGTTGACCGCCTCGGGTGCGGTCGACAGCCAGAACGTGCCGGACAACGCCCCGGGCTCGATGGACTACGGCTGGCTCGGCCAGTACCAGCGTCCCTACGAGCACACGGGCGCGCTGTCCGTGGTGCAGATGGGGGCCCGGCCCTACAGCCCGCTGCTCGGCCGCTTCCTCTCCGTCGACCCGGTCGACGGGGGTTCCGCCAACGATTACGACTACGTCGCCGGCGACCCGATCAACGCGATGGACCTCGACGGCGGCTCCTGGTTCAGCTCGATCGTGAGCGTCGTGACCAAGGTGGCCGAAGTCGCCTCGTGGATCCCCGGACCGATCGGAACCATCGCGAGCGGGGTGGCTGCGGCAGGAAACGCCATCCAGGGGAACTGGGGAGCGGCAGCACGGTACGGCGCGCAAGCCCTCGCCGGCGTCCTCACCGCCGGGATCGGCACGGCCGCCGTCGGCGCGGCGATCGGTGCTTACAAGGCAGCCAAGTTCGCCCGCGGGGTCGGTACGATCCTCAAGGCGGCCCGGCGTTCGCAAGGATTCGTCTACAAGGGCGTCAAGGCGACCTTCCGCCAATCCAGGGTGGCCGGTCGTATCTGGGTCGGCCCCCTCGCCAAGAAGACCGTCACGAAGCGCGGCAGCGTCCGCTGGGTCTCCCGCAACGGGAAACGCCAATACCGATCCCCGGAGAACAAGGGGCGGCGTGGCTGGCAGTCCAACTTCGAGTCTGGTCGCGTCAACAAGAAGTACACCAACAACTACCATGTGCGACACTGA